A single genomic interval of Syngnathoides biaculeatus isolate LvHL_M chromosome 1, ASM1980259v1, whole genome shotgun sequence harbors:
- the btd gene encoding biotinidase isoform X1 produces the protein MLLYVALHVALAFTFSFGQTGTPWDSTYVAAVYEHRVILNPDPHVPVSRLEALRHMRKNLAVYEEQAALAARQGAQIVVFPEDGLHGFNFSRASISGYLETIPDPQVDTWNPCVEPERFNSTEVQQQLSCMARRHNLYVVANMPDVQPCPLKSDPTSSCPADGRWQFNTNVVFRSDGLLVARYHKQNLYFEEAFDTPPQPEIISFDTPFAGKFGLFICFDILFYEPKVTLHERGVRQMIFPTAWMNQLPLLDSVQFQRAFSLGAGVTLLAANIRNDRLIMTGSGIYTPFGATYHHAQSGDPEEGRLLVARIPVLGGAAEYGKVEETATDSGYCHHDDCPSSPLPSSTFTSTMMYDPFKFALLNGTEGNLRVCDGTFCCRLQFQRSPQTKSDELYALGAFTGKHTVNGVYAVQVCAVVRCAGSKASSCGQEVEEAETQLDFVLEGEFASKYVYPSVLGSRYILEQPQRVEKNKDGRVTLKHSNTTAGLVTACLYGRLYHLDNE, from the exons ATGTTGCTGTATGTTGCTCTTCATGTCGCGTTGGCGTTCACGTTCAGCTTTGGTCAAACCGGGACGCCTTGGGACTCCACATATGTCGCTGCTGTATACGAGCACCGCGTGATCCTCAATCCGGATCCCCATGTGCCGGTTTCGAGGCTGGAAGCCCTCCGACACATGCGCAAGAATCTAGCCGTGTACGAGGAGCAAGCTGCCCTGGCTGCCCGCCAG GGTGCCCAAATCGTGGTGTTCCCAGAAGATGGTCTTCATGGTTTCAACTTCAGCCGTGCGTCCATTTCCGGTTACTTGGAGACCATTCCTGACCCCCAAGTGGATACGTGGAACCCGTGCGTGGAACCGGAAAGATTCAATAGTACGGAG GTTCAGCAGCAGTTGAGCTGCATGGCTCGCCGCCACAACCTCTACGTGGTGGCCAACATGCCCGACGTGCAGCCCTGCCCCCTGAAGTCGGACCCGACCTCTTCTTGCCCCGCGGACGGACGCTGGCAGTTCAACACCAACGTGGTTTTCAG GTCCGACGGACTGTTGGTGGCACGCTACCATAAGCAGAATCTTTATTTTGAGGAAGCGTTTGACACCCCGCCACAGCCGGAGATCATCAGTTTTGACACCCCCTTTGCTGGGAAGTTTGGTCTCTTCATCTGCTTTGACATCCTCTTCTACGAGCCCAAGGTCACCTTGCATGAGAGG GGTGTGCGTCAGATGATTTTCCCTACAGCTTGGATGAACCAGCTGCCCCTCCTGGACTCCGTCCAGTTCCAGCGGGCGTTCAGTCTGGGCGCCGGCGTGACTCTGCTCGCTGCCAACATTCGCAACGACCGACTCATCATGACAGGAAGCGGTATCTACACTCCTTTCGGGGCCACCTACCACCACGCGCAGAGCGGAGACCCCGAGGAGGGCCGCCTGCTGGTGGCCAGGATCCCCGTTTTGGGTGGGGCCGCAGAATACGGCAAAGTCGAGGAGACCGCCACAGATTCAGGATACTGTCACCATGATGACTGTCCTTCCTCCCCACTGCCCTCCTCGACATTCACTTCCACCATGATGTACGATCCATTCAAATTTGCCCTGCTCAACGGCACAGAAGGCAACCTGAGGGTGTGCGACGGCACTTTCTGTTGTCGCTTGCAGTTCCAGCGCTCTCCGCAGACTAAAAGCGATGAGCTCTATGCACTGGGAGCTTTTACCGGAAAGCACACTGTCAACGGGGTTTATGCTGTGCAG GTATGCGCAGTGGTCCGTTGCGCGGGGTCCAAAGCCAGCTCCTGTGGGCAGGAAGTGGAAGAGGCGGAGACTCAATTAGACTTTGTTCTGGAGGGAGAGTTTGCGAGCAAATACGTGTACCCATCAGTGCTGGGGAGCCGTTACATCCTGGAGCAGCCACAAcgtgtggagaaaaacaaagacgGAAGGGTCACCTTGAAACATTCAAACACGACGGCGGGGCTGGTCACTGCATGCTTGTACGGACGTCTTTATCACCTGGATAATGAGTGA
- the btd gene encoding biotinidase isoform X2: MRKNLAVYEEQAALAARQGAQIVVFPEDGLHGFNFSRASISGYLETIPDPQVDTWNPCVEPERFNSTEVQQQLSCMARRHNLYVVANMPDVQPCPLKSDPTSSCPADGRWQFNTNVVFRSDGLLVARYHKQNLYFEEAFDTPPQPEIISFDTPFAGKFGLFICFDILFYEPKVTLHERGVRQMIFPTAWMNQLPLLDSVQFQRAFSLGAGVTLLAANIRNDRLIMTGSGIYTPFGATYHHAQSGDPEEGRLLVARIPVLGGAAEYGKVEETATDSGYCHHDDCPSSPLPSSTFTSTMMYDPFKFALLNGTEGNLRVCDGTFCCRLQFQRSPQTKSDELYALGAFTGKHTVNGVYAVQVCAVVRCAGSKASSCGQEVEEAETQLDFVLEGEFASKYVYPSVLGSRYILEQPQRVEKNKDGRVTLKHSNTTAGLVTACLYGRLYHLDNE; encoded by the exons ATGCGCAAGAATCTAGCCGTGTACGAGGAGCAAGCTGCCCTGGCTGCCCGCCAG GGTGCCCAAATCGTGGTGTTCCCAGAAGATGGTCTTCATGGTTTCAACTTCAGCCGTGCGTCCATTTCCGGTTACTTGGAGACCATTCCTGACCCCCAAGTGGATACGTGGAACCCGTGCGTGGAACCGGAAAGATTCAATAGTACGGAG GTTCAGCAGCAGTTGAGCTGCATGGCTCGCCGCCACAACCTCTACGTGGTGGCCAACATGCCCGACGTGCAGCCCTGCCCCCTGAAGTCGGACCCGACCTCTTCTTGCCCCGCGGACGGACGCTGGCAGTTCAACACCAACGTGGTTTTCAG GTCCGACGGACTGTTGGTGGCACGCTACCATAAGCAGAATCTTTATTTTGAGGAAGCGTTTGACACCCCGCCACAGCCGGAGATCATCAGTTTTGACACCCCCTTTGCTGGGAAGTTTGGTCTCTTCATCTGCTTTGACATCCTCTTCTACGAGCCCAAGGTCACCTTGCATGAGAGG GGTGTGCGTCAGATGATTTTCCCTACAGCTTGGATGAACCAGCTGCCCCTCCTGGACTCCGTCCAGTTCCAGCGGGCGTTCAGTCTGGGCGCCGGCGTGACTCTGCTCGCTGCCAACATTCGCAACGACCGACTCATCATGACAGGAAGCGGTATCTACACTCCTTTCGGGGCCACCTACCACCACGCGCAGAGCGGAGACCCCGAGGAGGGCCGCCTGCTGGTGGCCAGGATCCCCGTTTTGGGTGGGGCCGCAGAATACGGCAAAGTCGAGGAGACCGCCACAGATTCAGGATACTGTCACCATGATGACTGTCCTTCCTCCCCACTGCCCTCCTCGACATTCACTTCCACCATGATGTACGATCCATTCAAATTTGCCCTGCTCAACGGCACAGAAGGCAACCTGAGGGTGTGCGACGGCACTTTCTGTTGTCGCTTGCAGTTCCAGCGCTCTCCGCAGACTAAAAGCGATGAGCTCTATGCACTGGGAGCTTTTACCGGAAAGCACACTGTCAACGGGGTTTATGCTGTGCAG GTATGCGCAGTGGTCCGTTGCGCGGGGTCCAAAGCCAGCTCCTGTGGGCAGGAAGTGGAAGAGGCGGAGACTCAATTAGACTTTGTTCTGGAGGGAGAGTTTGCGAGCAAATACGTGTACCCATCAGTGCTGGGGAGCCGTTACATCCTGGAGCAGCCACAAcgtgtggagaaaaacaaagacgGAAGGGTCACCTTGAAACATTCAAACACGACGGCGGGGCTGGTCACTGCATGCTTGTACGGACGTCTTTATCACCTGGATAATGAGTGA